From the Chitinophaga lutea genome, one window contains:
- a CDS encoding SelT/SelW/SelH family protein, with amino-acid sequence MKPDITISYCPKCGWLLRAAYMAQELLTTFEEDLGGITLRPAAINGSYQILLDGEVIFDRKREGRFPEIKELKQIVRDRVNPGKSLGHADRKPDDSAPAQP; translated from the coding sequence ATGAAACCAGATATCACCATCTCATATTGCCCGAAATGCGGATGGCTGCTGCGCGCGGCCTACATGGCGCAGGAACTGCTCACCACATTTGAAGAAGACCTCGGCGGCATAACCCTCCGCCCCGCGGCCATCAACGGCAGCTACCAGATCCTGCTCGATGGGGAAGTGATCTTCGACCGCAAAAGGGAAGGACGTTTCCCTGAAATCAAGGAACTGAAACAGATCGTGCGCGACCGCGTCAACCCCGGTAAAAGCCTGGGCCATGCAGACCGGAAGCCCGATGATTCAGCGCCCGCCCAACCATAA
- a CDS encoding ThuA domain-containing protein codes for MKKPVSTFILLLLCTMASYAQPRFRAVAFFTGKHDQAHISFIREAHPWFSALAAREGFVYDTTSNWDNMNDTFLLRYQVVIFLDSRPDGAAQRAAFEKYMRNGGGWLGFHFAAFALTPSQYPQNWDWYHETFLGSGSYASNTWRPTAAVLQVENNTHPATRHLPDTFRSAPNEWYRWSNNLRRNPDINILLSVHPASFPLGTGPKPHEIWRSGDYPVAWTNTKYRMLYMNMGHNDIDYEHQTKATLSYTFGNAIQSKLIADALLWLGGR; via the coding sequence ATGAAAAAGCCGGTTTCCACGTTCATTCTTCTCCTGCTCTGCACAATGGCCTCCTATGCCCAGCCCAGATTCAGGGCAGTGGCGTTTTTCACCGGCAAACACGACCAGGCGCACATCAGTTTCATCCGCGAGGCGCATCCCTGGTTTTCCGCGCTGGCGGCCCGGGAGGGGTTTGTGTATGATACGACCAGCAACTGGGATAATATGAACGATACGTTCCTGTTGAGGTACCAGGTGGTGATATTCCTCGATTCGCGGCCGGACGGCGCGGCGCAGCGGGCGGCATTTGAGAAATATATGCGGAATGGCGGCGGCTGGCTCGGGTTTCATTTTGCCGCGTTTGCGCTTACGCCTTCGCAATACCCACAGAACTGGGACTGGTACCACGAAACATTCCTCGGATCCGGCTCCTACGCCAGCAATACCTGGCGGCCTACCGCCGCCGTGCTGCAGGTGGAAAACAACACCCATCCCGCCACGCGGCACCTGCCCGACACTTTCCGTTCCGCACCCAATGAATGGTACCGCTGGAGCAACAACCTGCGCAGAAACCCCGATATCAACATACTGCTCTCCGTTCACCCGGCGAGCTTTCCTTTAGGCACCGGCCCCAAACCGCACGAAATATGGCGCAGCGGCGATTACCCCGTGGCCTGGACGAACACGAAGTACCGCATGCTGTACATGAATATGGGGCACAACGATATCGATTACGAACATCAAACGAAAGCGACGCTTTCTTATACCTTTGGGAATGCCATACAATCAAAGCTGATTGCCGATGCGCTGTTATGGTTGGGCGGGCGCTGA
- the rpiA gene encoding ribose-5-phosphate isomerase RpiA: MQANLEKENAALEAVKLVRQDMTVGLGTGSTAEYAIHAIGRMVREGLRIKAVATSARTAALAAQYAIPLMAINEVEMIDLTIDGADEFTANLTLLKGGGGALLKEKIVAVKSRQVVIIADASKYVERLGKFRLPVEVIPDAANYVLRELTGKGAVRMQEGKPFVTDEGHHIIDVDFGLIADPHRIDTQLNNIVGVVEHGLFIGIASRVIMGVGEEVKIFNG, encoded by the coding sequence ATGCAGGCAAACCTCGAAAAAGAAAATGCCGCCCTCGAAGCGGTGAAACTCGTCCGGCAGGATATGACCGTGGGACTGGGTACCGGTTCCACCGCCGAATATGCGATTCATGCAATCGGCCGCATGGTACGGGAAGGACTGCGCATCAAAGCGGTGGCCACCTCGGCCCGGACCGCCGCACTGGCGGCACAATACGCCATCCCGCTCATGGCCATCAACGAGGTGGAGATGATCGACCTCACCATCGACGGGGCCGATGAATTCACCGCCAACCTGACTTTGCTCAAAGGTGGCGGCGGCGCATTGCTGAAAGAAAAGATCGTGGCCGTGAAGTCCCGGCAGGTGGTAATTATAGCGGATGCTTCCAAATATGTGGAACGCCTGGGGAAATTCAGGCTGCCGGTGGAAGTGATCCCCGACGCGGCGAATTATGTGCTGAGAGAACTGACGGGCAAAGGCGCCGTGCGGATGCAGGAAGGCAAACCCTTCGTGACCGATGAAGGCCATCATATCATCGACGTGGATTTCGGGCTGATCGCCGATCCCCATCGCATCGACACGCAGCTCAATAACATCGTGGGCGTGGTGGAGCACGGCCTGTTCATCGGCATCGCTTCCCGCGTGATTATGGGGGTAGGAGAGGAAGTGAAGATTTTTAACGGCTGA